The segment ttcccccctacAGGAGCCACTCACTCGACGACGAGTCGGGGGCCGCCCTCCCGCCGCCCACAGTGAGGACAGAGGCCGAGAGCCATGTCCCTGTCCCACAGAGAAGGACCTTCCCGTGCGGAGCCGCCGAGCCTCGGCCCGCTGAGCGGGCGCGTTAAATTATCAGactatctatgtatttattttgatggttATTCGTCGTGGAACCGTCTGTCTTCATATGTAGTGTTTGCATCAGTATGTTCATTCCAAATAAACCAGCTGACCCGTTCCCTTTTCTACCAGCCGCTGTGGTGCCGTGTGACCTTACTGCGGGAGGGTTGGCGGCCCtttcggtgggggtgggggtgggggtggggagagctgccACCCTGGCGTCGGAAGGGCCGGGAAGCCAGGGCACTTTGAATGAACGCAGTGTCATCCGCTGGGCCGGTCCACAAGCAGCCTCTCCAGAGGCTGGGAAGTGCCCTGAGGTTTGGCCCTGGCTGACTTCTGCTCCTGGGCGTGTGTCCGGAAGGACGGGGCCTGGTTTCGCTCAGGGAGGTCACTCCCAAACTGCCCCGCTGAGGTCAGGGCACCCCCTGCACCTGAGCTGCCCCTGCTCGCAGCGGGTGCcggccccacctgccccccaccgccCACATGCCAcctgtgcccccagccccccgTTAGGGAGCCCTCAGCCCTCCGGCCGCGCGCGCCCTGTGCTCCCCTTGACCCCAGCCCTGCTGGGGCCCGGGCAGCTCCCTGCAGCCCCCACTAGGCCCCGCTGGCCCGCACCCACGGTGCTGGAGCGGGGAGGCGGCGGGGCCTTCGGGCAAGTGGGGGGAGGCCGGGGCCTCGTACTCCTGATGGTTGGCAGCTGGCGAGCCCTCCCTGTCCGGCCGGGTCCCCGTCCTCCGGAAGTCAGGCCGGCCGCCACCGTCAGTCCAGCACCGCCCGATGGGAGGACACCGGAGGCGCGTTCCCGCGCGGAAAGGTGCGCTGGCAGTGACCAAGCCGGAGCGAGGAGGGGGACCCTGATCTCCGGCCGCTGAGGGGGCCTGCATTTCGGGGACCCTTCTGGCTGGAAGGGCGATGCCACGTGGGGGAGGCAGCGGCGTCGGGAGCGAACGACCAAACATCGGGCCCTGATGTCTGTCCCTCACACCCTCACACGGGACCGGGGGAGCCTCCGCGCCGGGTCCCAGGGCTCAGACTGGGGAGGGGCTGTCCCTTTGCTGCGAAGCCCAAGGAAACCATTTCCTGCAAGGAATTTTCTCCCGAAGGGAACAGCACTCCTTACAAAGTCCCTGAGCCAGTGGGGGACTGCACTGGCCCCCGACGGACCCctgtcctgcccctccctggagaCCTGCCCAGACCCTCATTGGGACAAAGGGTGAAAGTCAAGGtgagacccctccccccccatccccagtgAGGTTCACAAGCAAGCTGGTCTGGTCTGAGCTCTCGGGCCGGAGGGTGGACGGACCTCTGCTCTCTGAGGCCCTGCTGGTTGGACCATGGAATTCTGGGGTTGGGGGGCCTGAGTTGTGAACTAGCTTCGTTTACAGGCAGCCCGTGGAGAGGTGGGGAGTGGCCTTCATGGTCTCAGGGTCACCTGCCGACCCCACTGGCATTGTTGTGTCCACACTGGTCACGCTGGCCCCCCTGTGCCCCGGTGCCTTTCTCCCTACAGCTGggttgaggggtggggagggggtggggctctCCGGGCCTGGGTCCGCTGGCGGGCCATTTCCCCGGGCCTCTCTGCAAGCCTCAAACTCCTCATCTTTGAAAACAACCTGTTTCCATTCACGTGAGGTGACTGACAAGGGCAAGCAAGCAGGCAGCGCGCTCGGCCCCGAGGCCAAGCCGGTGGAGGACTGGGGGCGGGTGGACAGCTCCGGTCTCGGGGGGTTTGAGCAGAGCTGTCTGGGTGGCAACAGGGGGGCCTCCTAGCTGGGGACCGACTCCTCCTGGGACGGACTCCGGGGGGGGAGGGCCTGCTGCACAAGGACAACTTGGGTGATCAGGCTCTCTCCAGAGCCCTGGGGCCCGGCTGCACGCCCCTCTCCCAGGAAGCTCTCCAGCATCTGACCCTCTGTCCCTCCATGGCTCACCCCCAGGTCCCCTGTTTAACCCATGGGAATTTGCAGGACTCAGGCTCGAAGAGTTTATTGCCAGTCTGTGCCCTGGGGCCACTGGTCACCGGACTCAGTCCTTCTTCCGGGGCACAGGCTGTCTCCAGAGCACGAGGAGGACAAGGAGGTTGATGGCAAACTGCACGTGGCCGAAGACGGGGACCCCAAAGCTGCGGTACAGGAGGCCGCCCAGGGTGGGCCCCAGGGTCTGAGTCAACGGCTGCACGGTGGCACAGAGGCCCAGCATGGTccctgaggggtgggggtgggcgacAAGTCAGGCTGCCCTGGCCACCCGCTTCCCGGACGCAGCCCAGGTCTCCCGTGTTCACCGCCCCCAACCCTGTCCGCTCTCTgctcccccagctccctccaCCCAGACTGCGCTTTTCGGACCACCCAGCCACTCAGAGGCCACACGGGTGCCTGCACCCTGCCCCAGAAAGTTCCCAAGCCCAGGAGGAGCCCCGGAGTGGAGCCACAGGTCACGGGCCAGGCCCCGCCCTCTCAGGCTGGTTGAGCCTGGAGAGAGCCTCCCTGACGTGGGGACGGCGGGCTTGGGGGAAGATCCTCCTGAGCCACAGAGtgaaggctggggctggggtgcaAGGCAGGCTCCCCACAGCCTCCACCAGCCTCTTAGGACTGGAGGATGCCCTCCGCAGGACAGGGGCGGGGTCCTGGGGGCCCTCGCGGGGCGGCCCGCCCGCCTCTCTGCACCCACGTCCTCCCCGGGCTCACCTGGCCGCCTCTGCCCCCAGCTACCTGACTCCCCTGTCACTAGGCCCCTCCGGGCAGCCGTGTcccgtgtgtgcgtgcgtgtattGTCAAGACATGTGCCCAGAGGGTCCCCAGCTCCAGGGGCTCAGGGCCCCGCTCCGAGAGCCCGCCGGGTGAGCTGGGAGCGGCCTGGTCCGGCCCCGCCTGGGCCCAGGGCCCGGCGTGGGGGAAATTTAAGAGCGGCTTCTCCCATCGCCCACACGCCCTGCAGACACCGGGAGCAATTACCGCCCCCTCTGTGGTCTCCGGTTCCCAGGCTGGCTCTGGGAACCAGCTCCCCGTCCCTCTGAGCCTAGGGGCGGGGCCTCAGGTgcggccccgcccccctccctgccgggccctgcccccatctctcCACGCTTCGTTCCCCGGCGTCCTCCTGGCCTCTCCTGGGGGCCGGTCCAGCGCTCCAGGAAGCCCTCCGGGCCCTGCCTGGCCTCCCCGGACCAGAAGCAGCCCTGAGATGCGACCTTGCAACCATCGGCCATCGGGTTCCCATCTCGGCCTCTAGAGctcagcctgcccctccccccttggcAGACAGGCGGCTAGAGCTGGAgcgaggggtggaggggtggccgGTCGAGTGGGCTCTCTAGCCTGCTGGGATGTTCTTCAACTCCAACCAGCCACAGGAGCCCGTGGGGCCACCTGCACCATTGCCCccgggggcagggcaggggcagggagctgAGTCTGGACAAGAGGCTTGTAGGCCTCTGGAAAGAACGCTGGGCACAGAGTGAGGGCTGGGGGATCCCCTGTCTGGGGACACCCGTGTCCTACGGGAGGGGGGGCGCTGGGGGCTTTCTGGGTTTAACCGGCTGCGTGCCTTCCCCCACTCAGGGAGCACATGCACCCCCGACCCATCCCGTGCTGGAGGGGGGACCCCGCCTCCCGGCCTGGCAGCCCCCTGTGCTGACCACGCTTGGCCCCACCTGGCTGTCTTCCTAACTGGCCTCTTCAGGAGCCTTTCAGTTCCAACCCCCTCCACACCTCGCCGAGCCGGGTCCTGGCCTGGAATGTTCcaatcttccccttcctcttttaTAGGGAAATCCTGCCCCTGCTTCAGAGCTCAGCCAGACAGCAGCTCCGAGAAGCCCCCTTTCCaccccccaggcccagcccagcctggtgGCGGCCAGAATTCTCACCTGAGCCATCTTGcagcccaccccctcccgccACTTGGACCCCGGGCCACCCACCCCACTCAGTACTCACTGGGCCTGGGCAGACCCAGCCTgaaattggggaggggggagctgctCCATCCGAAACTGCCCAGAGAGCTTCCCAGAGAGGAGGCCCCGGGGGTCCCCTGCCCCTCACTGGCTCACCCGTGTCTGCGGCTGACACGGCCTTGGTCAGCATGCTGTCGGTGACCACGTTGAGGGCACACAGGCTGAAGACCAGGCCAGGCATCAGGAGGCAGAAGTGGAGGACGTCGGACATCAGTGCCTGGCATGGGACAGGGAGGCCACGGGATTGGGGGGGCCACACAGGACCGGGGTGGAAGGGCCCATCCCCGGAGCCCCATAGAGCcggccccggggggagggggccctggggcTCACATGCAGCCTGGGATGTGCAGACGGCTGGGGTGATGGGCCGGGGACCCCGCTGTCAGTGGGGTGCGGCCCCGAGGAAAGTGCTCACCATGGCCAGTCCCACCAGGACGAAGCCCAGCACGCTGGCCCGGAGCAGCGCCCTCTCCGAGAAGCGACGGCTGAGCCGCCCGATGACCAGGCCCTGAATGACCTGGGGAGACAGAGCGAGAGGCCGGCTGGGAGGGGTCTGGCCGGGGGCGGCCCCCCACACCTGGGGACCCCCTCCCAGCCTTAGCAGCCACCCGGCCGGAGGAGAAGGGCGGGTCCCGAAGCGGCCAGGTCCTCGGGAGGCGGGGTGGCCTGGGCACTGCACGTCGGCACCCATACACCCGGACAGTCATCTCCAAAACGAATCCCGTGTCCTTTATTTCCAGCGTGATGAACACATTTTCATCAAGCGAAGGCCGACTAACTGCTCACAGGCGGCTTCGGGGGAGGGCAACGGCTTCCTCTGCGTGGACCCtctccacagcccccaccccagtctgAGTAAATCCAGGTCCTTCCTGGCCCTGCGGACCCCCCGACACGTCGTCCGAGCCCAGTCTGCTGCCTCAGCCAGCTCAGCAGCTGGcgtgctccccaccccagggcctttgcacttgcagcccctcccgacccccacccccccaaccgaCTGTCCCATCTAAAATTGCACCTCTGCTCTTCTGAGGACCCTTATTCTCCTCTGACAGCTCATCACGCCTGCTACATGAGATGAGGGTGGTCGGGGGCttatctctgtctccccccagCCCTGTACGATGGACGCTTCCCACCACTGTGGTGGCACCGTGCCTGGGGTGGACGCGAGGGCCACGTGGGGGCTCTCGCAGGACGGCCTGCGACAGACGGGGGTCTGCAAGTCCGCTGGGGTGGTGACGCCATCCCTCAGGACCATCTGGgctgccactccccccccccgcccccaaccccgaCGCCCCCCACGGGGAGGGGGATGCCGTGGTCCCCTTGGGGTCAGGCTGCAGCCGACACACTTCGGGGTGGGGCAGGAAATGGTTTGCGGAGGGAGGCAGCAGGTGGGAGCCCAGCTGTAGGGGAGCCCAGGCTGCCTCTTGAGACCCTCGGTGACCGGCCCTACCccgtggggctgggggctgggaggtgacTGGCAGAGGGGGCCTCAGGCCTCTCCCTGTAGACACAAAACCCCACCCTCTGCCCGCAGAGGTTCCAGACGCAGCTGGGGCCTCAGCTGCCCCCGGGGGTCGCCCGCCATCCTTAGGGGTGCTGGAGCCCCAGGCCCGTCTCGGGCGGGTCACCATCGGGCACCTTGCCCCGGGCCAGCCCGGAACTACCCGCGTCTGTCCCTGAGGATCTTAGGGGGTCTCTTGGCTTTCGCAGAGGTACAGGCCTGGTCTCCTGGGTCTGGGAGTCTCCAGGGCAGGGCCCAGGCGGGCTGGAGTGGCCATTTAGAACCCGTGGCCCCCAGCTCTGGAGAATTATCATTGTTTTCAGTCTGTGGCCCACCAGCCGGGCGGCAGCAGCCCTGAGGCCTTCCTGCCCTTGTGGCTATTTTCGCACTGGGGGTGAGACCCATCCTGGGCCCAGAGGCGTGGGGAGCAGATGCCCAGGAGGAGCTGGGAATGTCACACGCTTCCCTCCCCTTCAGACGGTCCCAGAATAGCCCCTCCCGCACTCCGGCTGTCGCCACCTGTCCCTGCGCCCCGGGCCCTGGTGCAGATGCCCCGGAGGAGCTGGGGCCTGGGAGACGGGCCGCCCCGTACCACCGGAAGGCGGCTGCCCATCTCAGGGCGCCTCGCAAGGACCGAGTGACCGTCACTTGGGTGGGGCTTCCTCCTCTTCTAAGAGCTTTGCCGGGTTAGCTCACCTCATCTGCCCAGCCACCCCACAAGGGTCACTCGCTTGATGGGCAAGGAGACCGGGGCTCCAAGGGCCCGAGGAACTTGCCCGCATCTTGTCACGTGCCCTACCACCGGCTCTCTCCCGCCCTGTCCTTCTGCTGGGGGGCGCCCGGCTGCACACTCGGAGGACCGTGCACCCTCGCGTGCTTCCAGACAGGAGGCCAGGGGCTCGCCGGCCTCCTCTGGGtaccagccccctccctcccctctccggGGCAGACGAGTGTGCAAACCGGGCGCAGGCCCGTTGGTGGCTGCCtcgggcagggaggggagggcacacTCCCCCGGGGACAGGAGGGCAGCCGGAAGCTAACGGTACAGAACAGCGATGGCAGGCGCTCAGGGCAGCGCCCTGCAAGGCCCGTTGCGTCTGAGACGCGCCCCGCGTGCCCAGCACCCACTCACCATCTGGAGAAGCCCGAAGAAGGACATGAGGTAGCCGGCCTGGGCAGCATCCAGCTGGAAGAAGTCCATGGAGACGATGGGGAACATGACCATGAAGAGCCCTGCGAGGGGGGTTCAGGGAGGGCGGGTGACTGTGGGGCCCTGGCGGCCTTCCCTGCGATTTGGTGGCTCTCTGGCACGGGAAGCGGGGCCCCAGGGACAGATGTAGCCCGTGCGCAGGAAGGTGCCGGAAGCTACCCCGTGGCTGGGCGGGAGCCCAGGGCATCCTGTGCGAAGGCGGTCGGGAGGTGGGGGGCCCGAGGCTGACCGTGTGAGAAGATTTGACCCCGGACCCACTGGTGGCCCCCGAAGGCCCCTTCGACTGAAGTCGGACCGGAGTCTCCAGGCGCTGGCCCAGCCAGGCGGTCCCCTGACTCAGCCTTCAACCCCGCTGCCCCGACCCCGAGATTTGCAGCACAGTTTTGCAAGAAGCCCCTGCGGGTGAGGGATTAGCCCTGGAGCACCAGCACGAAGCCTCGCTAATTTGTTCTCTGCGCTGCCCCCAAGGAGAGGACCCCGGATGGGGGCTGGAGGTGGGTGCTGGGCACCCCTGAGGGTTTGTCTCAGACGCACCGCCTCCCCTGCTCTCGGACGGATCCCGGGGGGCTTGCCAAGCACAGGGCACTTCGGACTGTGCGTGAGGGGGGCCCTGCGGGGCTGCAGGGAATGGGGCACcgctttcccctcctccctcccttcctccctccctccactcggGCCGTCCCTTCTCCAGGACATGTGTGAAGGGGAAAGCGTGCGGCCCAGGAtacagggcagagaagggggacgCCCTGACCGCAGGCCCCCTCCCCACGGCCCCGAGCTCTCAGCTGCACCAGGTCTGGGACTCACCGAAGGGGAGGCTGGACGCCACCTTGATGAGGAACACGGGCAGGACCCCCGACTGCAGCAGCAGGCGGGTGATGGCCTTCAGGTCAAACACGTTGGCCTGGGGTCCACCTGGGGGGACCCGGAGAGGCTGGGCAGGCCTCAGCCCATTTCCGCCTCGCTGACCTGGTCTCGGCCAGGCTGCAGGGTCCGGGAAAGCACCCCGCCCCCATGCCGGCACCTGCTCTCAGCAGATACTCCTCCCTCTGGCCGTGGCACCTGCTCGTGGGCTCGGGAGCCCACAGGTCCCAGCACCCCCCTTCGCTGGCCCCTTTGGGGGCACCGGGCAGCTCGTCACGCTCCTAGGGCTGAGCCCTCCGCCCCCACTGACCCTGGAGCCCCCGAATTCTGGGAGGCGCTCCGGAAACACAGTGCCTCTGCTGTCGGGCGACCTGGCCTGGCCCTAGCTCCCCCAGCCCATGTGACCCAGGCAGTGGCTCGTGGGCACCATGGCACCTGGCGATTTGGGACTCAGGATCCTGGCTAACCCTGCCCCGTGGTCCTTCCCGTCCTCCCCGGGCCTCCCCTACATctctcctgcctccagcctcagcctctctgatgcccccccatcccccccccccccccccccccgccagcagACAGGAAGCCACTGTCGTGCATCTTGGCCTTGGCCGACTCTCCCTGCAGGGAGGCCCGGGGTGCTGGCTGGGGAGGCGGAGGGCTCAGGCCTCATACCCGCCCGGCGTCCAGGTACCGCGTCCCTGAGGGGGCCGGCCTGGCGGGGCGTCCCAGGCGGGGCTTACCTGCGGGGACCGCCCGGTCGTGGGCACTGGCCCCTTTCGTGCTAACGGGGATAAAGGTGAAGCTGAGGACGGCTCCCACGAGGTTGGCCACCAGAGCCACAGTCGCGGGGCACTGCATCCTGGGGGCGACAGTAGCGGTCACACAGGACGTGGGTCCCAGGCTGTGGGCACCACACGCGGCCCCTACCGGCCCCTTCAGCCACAATGAGGTCTCAGCAGCTGAGAACCGCTCAACCCCCCCCCAGCCATGTCCCCACGGCCTGTGACCTGGAGAGAGGGGACGGGACCCTCAGGGCACATTCATTAGGTGACAGAATGAAGGGGCCGACGAAGCTGTCACCGTGTCCGACGGTCACACTGCAGCGGCAGCTTTCGGCAGCCACAGCACGTGGGCCCCGGTCCCCGAGCGCGAGCCCGGGAAGTGAGCCCCGGCGGGCTGGGTGGGGGTTCTCCCAGGAGGTGTCGAGGGGTGGGAAGACCCCCAGGGGCCGACCCGGTGCACCTGCTGCGCCCAGCCGGGGCAGGGGCGTTGGACACCTGGGGGCCCGCGCCTCAGCCCCGGGAGGTGTCTGGACGGGGATCTCCCTGCACAGCCCTGGACGGAGGAGCAAACGGGTTCCCAGAGGAAgggccctgcctccctctgcgGGGACTGGACGGGCCTCCCGGGGTGGGGGACGGCTCGACTGGCCCTGTAGGTGACGCTTCTCTGTCCCTGGGGGCTGATGGGGAGACACACGCCAGGCGGCACTGGGGCCGGGGCGCCAGGAGGGGGTGCCGGCGACCCCGAGGTGCAGGGGCGGGCCGGGGCTCGGGTCTGCATCTCAGCTCCACCTGCACGAAGACCACGGGACCCCGCGCGGCCTCCTCCGTGTCGTGGAGACCGGCacgcctccttcccttccctcctggggAGCGCTCCTGTTCCCCCTCGACCTGGGGGGCGGGACATtccgggctgggggaggggctttgGGCACCACCCTCAGGATGCCCTCCCTCTTGCCCGCCGGCACCGAGGACCCGGACTCGGGAGGGCCCCTCAGCTTCCGAGAAAACCCTTCCGGGCTGTGGGTCATCAGGTGGAAACTCAGGCCCTGACCCCTCCGGTGACCCCACGTCACCTGACAACGCTGGCCCCGGGGCCAGCCCTCGTGACCGTCCCCGTTTCCTCCTGCGGGCCAACCGCCACCTCCCGGGGTGGGGGACGGAGGGAGGAACACGGGG is part of the Felis catus isolate Fca126 chromosome D1, F.catus_Fca126_mat1.0, whole genome shotgun sequence genome and harbors:
- the SLC22A18 gene encoding solute carrier family 22 member 18, which encodes MQGAGAPRRRGPYSREIGALGRPGVILLTYALVTLGLTCLFMRFSIMPYLTRRLGLDSVAFGHLQTTFGALQLLGGPVLGRFADRRGARAAFTLTFLASSAFYLLLAAACSPALPGVALLYATPLPVAFMQGMPVAQMTIADLSEPQELPAALGRLGLCFGVGMIFGSLLGGTLSATCGMQCPATVALVANLVGAVLSFTFIPVSTKGASAHDRAVPAGGPQANVFDLKAITRLLLQSGVLPVFLIKVASSLPFGLFMVMFPIVSMDFFQLDAAQAGYLMSFFGLLQMVIQGLVIGRLSRRFSERALLRASVLGFVLVGLAMALMSDVLHFCLLMPGLVFSLCALNVVTDSMLTKAVSAADTGTMLGLCATVQPLTQTLGPTLGGLLYRSFGVPVFGHVQFAINLLVLLVLWRQPVPRKKD